A single genomic interval of Nostoc commune NIES-4072 harbors:
- a CDS encoding cupin domain-containing protein, protein MPGQIFINTIEQPWVDLTQFPGTQFLPLAEPVPQGSIHRLKMSAGTTIPVHIHLCDEYVYILAGVVETGGITSSVGTFWFTPANTRQGPHKAITDVELLTIRLGAMGTFEFDSDL, encoded by the coding sequence ATGCCTGGGCAAATATTTATCAACACAATTGAGCAGCCGTGGGTTGATTTGACTCAATTTCCCGGAACTCAGTTTTTACCATTAGCGGAACCTGTTCCACAGGGGTCAATTCATCGTTTGAAAATGAGTGCTGGAACTACAATTCCAGTTCACATCCATTTATGTGATGAGTATGTTTACATACTTGCTGGGGTAGTGGAAACTGGGGGAATAACATCTTCTGTGGGAACCTTTTGGTTTACCCCAGCCAACACTCGCCAGGGGCCGCACAAAGCTATAACAGACGTTGAACTCCTAACAATTCGCCTGGGAGCAATGGGAACGTTTGAATTCGATTCTGATTTATAA
- a CDS encoding TetR/AcrR family transcriptional regulator → MNIIHSLHITTTVRSMGKTTKPTQPRYDVLGRYTALLDAGETLLLRGYEQAQPQLIADTAGVSVGLFYRHFKSKQELLTAIIVRHLNKLHLQIAQTHKACSHPKEAMQMVVLLTLRYFHQHQGLIKLFFIQVGYGDVAATEQLQSARQNYRNIFLTIIEDGIAQEIFLNPPVLNVQIAINSIIGTINWTLYDLLVVKNQNLEPEVIATQISSHLLRSLTP, encoded by the coding sequence ATGAATATTATTCACTCGCTTCACATTACCACAACCGTTCGCTCTATGGGAAAAACAACCAAACCTACACAACCTCGATATGATGTCCTTGGGCGATATACAGCTTTGTTGGATGCAGGCGAGACATTGCTCTTGAGGGGCTACGAGCAAGCTCAACCTCAACTCATTGCTGATACAGCAGGTGTATCAGTTGGATTGTTTTATCGGCATTTTAAAAGCAAGCAAGAATTGCTTACCGCCATCATAGTCAGGCATTTAAACAAGCTACATCTTCAAATTGCTCAAACTCACAAAGCCTGTTCTCATCCAAAAGAGGCAATGCAGATGGTTGTTTTGCTCACATTGCGCTATTTCCATCAGCATCAAGGACTAATCAAGCTATTCTTCATCCAAGTCGGTTATGGTGATGTGGCAGCAACCGAACAACTTCAGTCGGCGCGACAAAACTATCGCAATATTTTCTTGACCATTATTGAGGATGGGATTGCTCAAGAGATATTTCTCAATCCACCTGTACTCAATGTTCAAATTGCTATCAACAGCATTATTGGCACGATTAATTGGACTCTTTACGATCTACTCGTTGTCAAGAATCAAAACCTAGAACCTGAAGTCATAGCCACACAAATATCCTCGCACTTGCTACGGAGTCTGACACCCTAG
- the ftsH2 gene encoding ATP-dependent zinc metalloprotease FtsH2: protein MKFSWKVVVLWTLPALVIGFFFWQGAFAGAPTDMSKNAANTRMTYGRFLEYLDGDRVTSVDLYEGGRTAIIEARDPDIENRVQRWRVDLPVNAPELISKLKEKDISFDAHPMRNDGAIWGLLGNLIFPVLLITGLFFLFRRSSNLPGGPGQAMNFGKSKARFQMEAKTGVKFDDVAGIEEAKEELQEVVTFLKQPERFTAVGARIPKGVLLVGPPGTGKTLLAKAIAGEAGVPFFSISGSEFVEMFVGVGASRVRDLFKKAKDNAPCIIFIDEIDAVGRQRGAGIGGGNDEREQTLNQLLTEMDGFEGNTGIIIIAATNRPDVLDSALLRPGRFDRQVTVDAPDIKGRLEILQVHARNKKLDPSVSLDAIARRTPGFTGADLANLLNEAAILTARRRKDAITLREIDDAVDRVVAGMEGTPLVDSKSKRLIAYHEIGHALVGTLLKDHDPVQKVTLIPRGQAQGLTWFTPNEEQGLISRSQLKARITGALGGRAAEEVIFGAAEVTTGAGGDLQQLSGMARQMVTRFGMSDLGPLSLESQQGEVFLGRDWTTRSEYSESIASRIDGQVRAIVEECYENAKKIVRDHRTVTDRLVDLLIEKETIDGEEFRQIVAEYAEVPEKQQYVPQL from the coding sequence ATGAAATTCTCTTGGAAAGTCGTAGTACTCTGGACATTGCCTGCTTTGGTAATTGGTTTTTTCTTCTGGCAAGGGGCCTTTGCAGGCGCTCCTACTGACATGAGTAAGAATGCAGCCAATACGCGCATGACCTATGGTCGCTTTCTAGAATACTTGGATGGCGATCGCGTCACCAGCGTGGATTTGTACGAAGGCGGTAGGACAGCAATTATCGAAGCCCGCGATCCAGACATCGAAAATCGTGTCCAAAGGTGGCGTGTGGATTTGCCTGTTAACGCTCCTGAGTTAATTAGCAAGCTCAAAGAAAAAGACATCAGTTTTGATGCTCACCCCATGCGGAATGATGGCGCAATTTGGGGATTATTGGGCAATCTGATATTTCCAGTTTTATTGATTACCGGGCTGTTCTTTTTGTTCCGGCGTTCTAGCAACCTCCCCGGCGGGCCAGGTCAAGCGATGAACTTCGGCAAATCCAAGGCGCGTTTCCAAATGGAGGCGAAAACCGGGGTCAAATTTGACGACGTAGCCGGGATTGAAGAAGCTAAAGAAGAATTGCAAGAAGTTGTCACCTTCCTGAAGCAGCCAGAAAGATTTACTGCTGTAGGCGCACGGATTCCCAAGGGAGTGCTATTAGTTGGGCCTCCTGGAACTGGTAAAACTTTACTAGCAAAAGCGATCGCTGGTGAAGCAGGCGTACCTTTCTTCAGTATTTCCGGTTCGGAATTTGTAGAAATGTTTGTTGGTGTAGGTGCATCCCGCGTCCGCGATTTGTTCAAGAAAGCCAAAGACAACGCTCCTTGTATCATCTTCATTGATGAAATCGACGCAGTAGGACGCCAACGTGGCGCTGGTATCGGTGGCGGTAATGACGAAAGAGAGCAAACCCTCAACCAGTTGCTCACTGAAATGGACGGGTTTGAAGGTAATACAGGCATCATTATTATTGCTGCCACCAACCGTCCCGACGTACTAGACTCAGCTTTGTTACGTCCCGGTCGCTTTGACAGACAAGTAACTGTCGATGCACCCGATATTAAAGGACGTTTGGAAATCTTACAAGTCCATGCGCGGAATAAGAAATTAGATCCTAGTGTATCGTTGGATGCGATCGCTCGCCGCACTCCTGGATTTACTGGTGCTGATTTAGCCAACTTACTTAATGAAGCAGCAATTCTAACTGCGAGAAGACGCAAAGATGCTATCACCCTTCGCGAAATTGATGATGCGGTGGATCGGGTCGTCGCGGGGATGGAAGGTACTCCTTTGGTAGATAGCAAGAGCAAGCGCTTAATTGCATACCACGAAATTGGACACGCTTTGGTTGGGACTTTGTTAAAAGACCATGACCCAGTGCAGAAAGTTACCTTAATCCCAAGAGGACAAGCGCAAGGTTTGACTTGGTTTACTCCCAACGAAGAACAAGGGTTAATTTCTCGTTCTCAGTTGAAAGCCAGGATTACTGGTGCTTTAGGCGGTCGCGCTGCTGAGGAAGTAATTTTTGGAGCTGCGGAAGTCACAACTGGCGCTGGTGGAGACTTGCAACAGTTATCGGGAATGGCACGGCAGATGGTGACTCGTTTCGGCATGTCCGATTTAGGGCCACTTTCCTTAGAAAGCCAGCAGGGTGAAGTGTTCTTGGGTCGTGACTGGACAACCCGATCTGAGTATTCCGAATCTATCGCCTCTCGCATTGATGGACAAGTGCGAGCGATCGTAGAAGAATGCTACGAAAACGCTAAGAAGATTGTCCGTGACCATCGCACTGTCACCGATCGCTTAGTCGATTTGCTCATCGAAAAAGAAACCATTGACGGCGAAGAATTCCGCCAGATTGTGGCTGAGTACGCTGAAGTCCCAGAGAAGCAGCAGTACGTACCGCAACTGTAA
- the gltX gene encoding glutamate--tRNA ligase: protein MTVRVRIAPSPTGNLHIGTARTAVFNWLFARHHGGKFILRIEDTDLERSRPEYTENILEGLRWLGLNWDEGPFFQSQRLDLYKEAVQKLLDQGLAYRCYTTSEELEALREAQKARGEAPRYDNRHRSLTPEQRAAYEAEGRSSVIRFKIEDGREIVWNDLVRGKMSWRGSDLGGDMVIARASEEGSGQPLYNFVVVVDDIDMQITHVIRGEDHIANTAKQILLYEAMGAKIPEFAHTPLILNMEGRKLSKRDGVTSISDFQKMGFTAEGLVNYMTLLGWSPPDSTQEIFTLEEAAKEFGFERVNKAGAKFDWDKLDWLNSQYIHKTPVDKLTDLLIPYWQAAGYKFDGGRVDAKRLLVRDRAWLEQLVTLISQSLTRLVDAVPQSQLFFTDTVEFSDEGSTQLKQEGSTAVLEGIVTALENQPQLSEAAAQDIIKQVVKEQKVKKGLVMRSLRAALTGDVHGPDLIQSWLLLNQIGLDKSRLSKAITEAN, encoded by the coding sequence GTGACTGTCAGAGTCAGAATTGCGCCGAGTCCAACCGGAAATTTACATATTGGTACAGCTAGAACGGCTGTATTTAACTGGTTATTTGCCCGCCACCACGGCGGAAAATTTATCCTGCGAATAGAAGATACAGATTTAGAGCGATCGCGTCCTGAATACACCGAGAATATTCTTGAGGGATTGCGTTGGCTAGGGCTTAACTGGGATGAAGGGCCATTTTTCCAATCTCAACGCCTGGATCTTTATAAAGAAGCAGTGCAAAAACTGCTAGACCAAGGATTAGCCTATCGCTGCTATACTACTTCTGAAGAACTAGAAGCTCTTAGAGAAGCCCAAAAAGCTAGAGGCGAAGCTCCTCGCTATGACAATCGTCACCGTAGCCTTACGCCAGAACAACGCGCCGCTTATGAAGCAGAAGGTCGCTCCTCTGTGATTCGCTTCAAAATCGAAGATGGGCGAGAAATTGTCTGGAACGACCTAGTAAGGGGAAAGATGTCTTGGCGAGGTAGCGATTTAGGTGGTGATATGGTCATCGCCCGCGCTTCAGAAGAGGGTAGTGGTCAACCTTTATACAACTTTGTAGTTGTAGTGGATGACATTGATATGCAAATCACCCATGTCATTCGGGGAGAAGACCATATTGCTAACACCGCCAAGCAAATTCTGCTATATGAAGCAATGGGTGCAAAAATTCCAGAGTTTGCCCACACGCCCCTGATTTTGAACATGGAAGGGCGCAAGCTTTCTAAGCGGGATGGTGTCACTTCTATTTCTGACTTTCAGAAAATGGGCTTTACTGCTGAAGGCTTAGTGAATTACATGACATTGCTGGGTTGGTCGCCACCAGACTCGACGCAAGAAATATTTACCTTAGAAGAAGCAGCCAAAGAATTTGGTTTTGAGCGTGTAAATAAAGCAGGTGCAAAGTTTGACTGGGACAAGCTGGATTGGTTAAACAGTCAGTATATCCACAAGACGCCAGTAGATAAACTCACAGATTTACTCATACCCTATTGGCAAGCGGCTGGGTATAAATTTGATGGTGGACGCGTAGACGCAAAGCGGCTTCTCGTCAGAGATCGCGCCTGGTTAGAACAGCTAGTAACTTTAATTAGCCAGAGTTTGACTCGTTTAGTAGATGCAGTACCTCAAAGCCAACTGTTTTTTACTGACACAGTTGAATTTAGTGACGAAGGTAGTACACAACTGAAGCAAGAAGGTTCTACTGCTGTCCTTGAGGGGATTGTCACAGCTTTAGAAAATCAGCCGCAACTGTCAGAAGCCGCCGCCCAGGATATTATTAAACAAGTGGTGAAAGAGCAAAAAGTCAAAAAAGGCTTAGTAATGCGATCGCTCAGAGCAGCCTTAACTGGGGATGTTCATGGCCCTGACCTTATACAATCTTGGTTACTACTAAATCAGATTGGTTTAGATAAGTCACGCTTGAGTAAGGCAATAACAGAAGCTAATTAG